The following proteins come from a genomic window of Heyndrickxia acidicola:
- a CDS encoding sigma-G-dependent sporulation-specific acid-soluble spore protein CsgA gives MDYTLGYLRESLSNHLEDQYGKSIYKKMLVNHYENEEEFVRDLDELEITFLNKVLKKEIRYAMEEQDEKRTKELNEVYELLF, from the coding sequence ATGGATTATACGTTAGGTTACTTAAGAGAGTCTCTTTCCAATCATCTTGAAGACCAATACGGTAAAAGCATCTACAAAAAAATGCTGGTCAATCATTATGAAAACGAAGAAGAATTTGTGAGAGATTTGGATGAATTAGAAATTACCTTTTTAAATAAAGTTCTTAAAAAGGAAATCCGTTATGCGATGGAAGAGCAGGATGAAAAACGAACAAAAGAGCTAAATGAAGTATATGAGCTTTTATTTTAG
- a CDS encoding YbxH family protein: MGAIERDGKVFEPEFSAISQKGAIHVYTDGVFLEEIPFEFRGPFPEHNLIEELVNHYCNGHSFKTE; this comes from the coding sequence ATGGGAGCCATTGAAAGGGACGGAAAGGTTTTTGAACCTGAATTCAGTGCTATAAGTCAAAAAGGGGCTATTCATGTGTATACAGATGGTGTTTTTCTGGAAGAAATCCCATTTGAGTTTCGTGGCCCTTTTCCAGAACATAATTTGATCGAAGAATTAGTCAATCATTATTGCAATGGACATTCCTTTAAAACTGAATGA
- a CDS encoding MFS transporter, whose amino-acid sequence MKDWRKNRGLFLTAVATGTMLNPLNSSMISLALHSIQRDFHLSFTTVSWLISSFYLASAIGQPVTGKLGDLLGRKSMFLIGLILVAVSAVGAPLSPTFFVLLIMRLFQSIGSSAIYPSGIALVRTHIHEKQAGALAVLSIFASAMTALGPTLGGVLIVWGGWTSIFTVNFPFILLSFLLGWFMFPKDSNEKRTEFKMLLKQLDLLGILLFGTGMVLLLWFLLSFKTSVHYLSGILGIVFIGLFIWRELKAAIPFIDVRLFKSEPILTRVYLQFIVLNLFNYCLFFGLPTYFQDEMHLSVKMSGLLMLFMSGVSIIISPITGKWVDKYGPKQPIVWGSVFMLLGAVFLTIFFVHVPILLMGLILSLLGVSYGIGNVALQAAMLDASPPEIAGTTSGLFQTCRYLGSILSSVVLGLVFGKEITSGHLQILGSILIGVSIISVMMNAGPFKKQTKVSS is encoded by the coding sequence ATGAAGGATTGGAGAAAAAACCGGGGGCTATTCTTAACAGCAGTTGCAACTGGAACGATGCTTAACCCGCTGAATTCATCCATGATTTCTCTTGCCCTCCACAGTATTCAAAGGGATTTTCATCTGTCTTTTACAACGGTATCCTGGCTCATTTCTTCCTTTTACCTGGCAAGTGCAATAGGACAGCCTGTTACTGGAAAGTTGGGTGATTTGCTTGGCCGCAAAAGCATGTTTCTCATCGGCTTAATTTTAGTTGCTGTTTCCGCAGTGGGAGCCCCACTTTCTCCTACTTTTTTCGTTTTATTGATAATGAGACTGTTTCAGTCAATTGGAAGCAGCGCCATTTACCCATCTGGAATTGCTCTTGTCCGCACACATATACACGAAAAACAAGCTGGAGCGCTTGCCGTGCTCTCCATTTTTGCTTCAGCTATGACGGCTTTAGGGCCGACACTCGGAGGAGTTTTAATTGTTTGGGGCGGCTGGACATCAATCTTTACTGTTAACTTTCCTTTCATCCTTTTAAGCTTTTTGCTTGGATGGTTCATGTTTCCGAAGGATTCGAATGAAAAACGGACAGAGTTTAAAATGCTTCTAAAACAGCTTGATTTATTAGGAATACTTCTCTTTGGCACGGGGATGGTCTTGTTGCTTTGGTTTTTACTATCATTTAAAACATCTGTACATTATTTATCAGGAATACTTGGTATTGTATTTATCGGGCTTTTTATTTGGAGAGAACTAAAGGCAGCCATCCCGTTTATAGATGTTCGTCTCTTTAAATCTGAACCAATTTTGACAAGGGTTTACCTGCAATTTATTGTTTTAAACCTTTTTAATTATTGCTTGTTTTTTGGACTTCCTACCTACTTTCAGGACGAAATGCATCTGAGCGTAAAAATGAGCGGGCTTCTTATGTTATTTATGTCAGGTGTAAGTATTATCATCTCTCCCATTACCGGTAAATGGGTAGATAAATACGGTCCGAAACAGCCGATTGTCTGGGGTTCTGTGTTCATGCTTTTAGGAGCTGTTTTCTTAACCATATTCTTCGTGCACGTTCCTATTTTATTAATGGGCTTAATTTTATCATTATTAGGCGTAAGCTATGGGATTGGCAATGTTGCCTTGCAGGCAGCTATGCTTGATGCTTCTCCGCCAGAAATCGCAGGAACCACATCAGGTCTGTTTCAAACCTGCCGTTACCTGGGCTCAATTTTGTCTTCTGTAGTACTTGGATTGGTATTCGGCAAGGAAATCACCTCCGGACATCTTCAAATACTTGGTTCTATCTTGATAGGCGTTAGCATTATCAGTGTAATGATGAATGCAGGACCCTTCAAAAAGCAAACAAAAGTGAGCTCTTAA
- a CDS encoding isochorismatase family protein, whose product MTDLNINFNKTALVLIDLQKGIVAMPGGNEVVEKAEKLVTLFRENNAFISFVKVDFLDGKDALKPSLDDQAGSSSAERPKDWAVLDPRLKVQENDYVVTKRQWGAFFGTDLDIQLRRRGIDTIVLCGIATNIGVESTAREAFQHGYNQIFITDAMTTFSKQEHEMTLRFIFPRIGKLRTTEEFLEQVK is encoded by the coding sequence ATGACAGATTTAAATATTAATTTTAACAAAACAGCTCTTGTATTAATTGATTTGCAAAAAGGAATTGTGGCCATGCCTGGCGGAAATGAAGTTGTGGAAAAAGCAGAAAAACTTGTTACTCTATTTAGAGAAAACAACGCCTTTATCAGCTTTGTTAAGGTAGATTTTCTTGATGGAAAAGATGCCTTGAAGCCAAGCCTGGATGATCAGGCAGGAAGCAGCTCAGCAGAACGACCAAAGGATTGGGCAGTATTGGATCCCCGTTTAAAGGTTCAGGAAAATGATTATGTTGTAACAAAACGGCAATGGGGGGCTTTCTTTGGTACGGATTTGGACATTCAGCTTAGAAGACGCGGAATTGATACCATTGTGCTTTGCGGTATTGCAACAAATATCGGTGTTGAAAGCACTGCCAGGGAAGCGTTCCAGCACGGGTATAACCAAATTTTTATTACAGATGCAATGACAACCTTCAGCAAGCAAGAACATGAAATGACATTGCGCTTTATATTTCCGAGGATCGGTAAATTACGCACAACAGAAGAATTTCTTGAACAGGTGAAATAA
- a CDS encoding MarR family winged helix-turn-helix transcriptional regulator yields MAKNEKDSIETIELEIVMLLRRADFKKTLDGNKNSLDRSGYLLLTLLANEGPLSIRVMADRFQLNMSTISRQVHALEVNGLIQRKEDELDARVSLIYISEKGQTALNASKKYRIESYENILEGWTNDEKGIFADLLTRLNRAIEKRRKLQ; encoded by the coding sequence ATGGCCAAGAATGAAAAAGATAGCATTGAGACAATAGAGCTTGAAATTGTGATGCTTCTGAGAAGAGCTGACTTTAAAAAAACACTTGATGGAAATAAAAACAGTCTTGACCGTTCTGGTTATCTTCTTTTAACGTTACTTGCAAATGAAGGCCCGCTATCGATCCGAGTTATGGCTGATCGGTTTCAGCTTAATATGTCCACCATTTCCAGACAAGTACATGCCCTTGAAGTGAACGGCCTTATCCAAAGAAAAGAAGATGAACTGGATGCCAGGGTAAGTTTAATTTACATTTCCGAAAAAGGCCAAACTGCTTTAAACGCTTCTAAAAAATATCGAATAGAAAGCTATGAAAATATACTTGAAGGCTGGACAAATGATGAGAAGGGAATTTTTGCGGATCTATTAACCCGCTTAAACAGAGCTATTGAAAAACGCAGAAAACTTCAATAA
- a CDS encoding lipid II flippase Amj family protein, translated as MHFITDKLIVISLFLLLISTIETLAYATRLSGVRVGLIASALSLFNTIVLVSRFSTMFQQPMTGKLIQEAPHHDKLHFLADQYRILIGTSSIGTLIGILLLPTFIALFSRAIIQLSAEKGSVLNLTKKWGNVKGLKRAVFYFRFPRFHYLKGLKLKLFPRRLFIFNVLITAIYTVGVLSSLYASVLSPENEAAAIMSSGIINGVATILLSLFVDPKASVLADSVAKKQISYVYLKNYSVAMVSSKFLGTLLAQLLFVPAAYYIVWFSSYI; from the coding sequence ATGCATTTTATAACAGATAAACTTATAGTTATATCTCTTTTTCTTTTGCTGATCAGCACTATTGAAACTCTTGCTTATGCCACGAGGCTTTCAGGTGTGAGAGTAGGCTTAATTGCTTCCGCATTATCCCTCTTCAATACCATCGTTCTTGTTTCCAGATTCTCCACAATGTTTCAGCAGCCAATGACGGGGAAGCTCATTCAGGAAGCTCCACATCATGACAAGCTCCACTTTTTAGCAGATCAATACCGTATTTTAATTGGAACCTCTTCCATCGGAACATTAATTGGGATACTGCTTCTTCCAACCTTTATTGCTTTGTTTTCCCGGGCCATCATTCAATTATCCGCTGAAAAAGGCTCCGTTCTGAACCTAACGAAAAAGTGGGGAAACGTAAAAGGCTTAAAAAGAGCTGTTTTCTATTTCCGATTTCCTCGCTTCCATTATCTGAAGGGCTTGAAATTGAAACTCTTTCCAAGAAGGCTGTTTATTTTTAATGTTTTGATCACAGCAATCTATACAGTTGGCGTGTTGTCTTCCTTGTATGCCTCCGTTCTTTCTCCGGAGAACGAAGCTGCAGCCATTATGTCATCCGGAATTATAAATGGAGTAGCTACGATACTTTTGTCTTTGTTTGTAGATCCGAAAGCCTCGGTTTTAGCAGATTCTGTAGCAAAAAAACAAATAAGCTATGTTTACTTGAAGAATTATTCTGTTGCTATGGTAAGCTCAAAATTTCTCGGCACGCTATTGGCCCAGCTCTTGTTTGTACCTGCAGCCTACTATATTGTCTGGTTTTCTAGTTATATCTAA
- the ribE gene encoding riboflavin synthase: protein MFTGIVEEIGSIQSIQTSGASQLLTIQAKKILEDIKLGDSIAVNGICLTVTSFTSKSFTVDVMPETFRSTGLRRLAPSSRVNLERAMAAGGRYGGHYVTGHVDDVGIIKSKKAVENAIYYEIETSRKVLSYVLLKGSVAVDGTSLTVFGVTPSRFTISLIPHTASQTILGEKGTGDIVSIECDMIGKYVEHFVKQQKNEGGISKGLLENAGFL from the coding sequence TTGTTTACTGGAATCGTTGAAGAGATAGGATCTATACAAAGTATTCAGACGTCGGGTGCTTCTCAACTCCTAACCATTCAGGCAAAAAAAATATTGGAGGATATTAAACTCGGTGACAGTATTGCAGTAAATGGTATTTGTTTAACTGTTACAAGCTTTACTTCCAAATCTTTTACGGTGGATGTGATGCCTGAAACCTTTCGTTCTACAGGACTGAGACGGTTAGCTCCTTCGTCCCGGGTGAATTTGGAAAGGGCGATGGCAGCAGGAGGCAGATATGGCGGTCATTATGTAACGGGCCATGTTGATGATGTAGGAATTATTAAAAGTAAAAAAGCTGTAGAAAATGCCATATATTATGAAATCGAGACTTCCAGGAAAGTTCTTTCATATGTATTGCTAAAAGGCTCAGTAGCGGTTGATGGAACAAGCCTGACTGTATTCGGAGTTACTCCCAGCCGTTTTACTATTTCGTTGATTCCTCATACAGCTTCCCAAACGATTTTAGGTGAAAAAGGGACTGGTGACATTGTGTCCATTGAATGTGACATGATTGGAAAGTACGTTGAACATTTTGTAAAGCAGCAAAAGAATGAAGGCGGCATTTCCAAAGGTTTATTGGAAAATGCGGGATTTTTATAA
- the ribH gene encoding 6,7-dimethyl-8-ribityllumazine synthase: MTKTFEGNLVGTGLKIGMVVGRFNEFITGKLLSGAEDALIRHGVNENDIDVAWVPGAFEIPLIAQKMADSGKYDAVITLGTVIRGATPHFDYVCNEAAKGVASIGLKTGVPAIFGVLTTDSIEQAIERAGTKAGNKGYEAAVSAIEMANLCREISR; the protein is encoded by the coding sequence ATGACAAAAACATTTGAAGGTAATTTAGTTGGAACTGGTTTGAAAATTGGAATGGTTGTTGGAAGGTTTAATGAATTTATAACAGGAAAACTTTTAAGCGGAGCAGAAGATGCATTGATAAGACATGGCGTGAACGAAAATGATATAGATGTTGCATGGGTGCCTGGAGCATTTGAAATTCCTTTAATTGCTCAAAAGATGGCTGATAGCGGCAAATATGATGCTGTTATTACATTGGGTACTGTCATAAGAGGGGCAACACCGCATTTTGATTATGTATGTAATGAAGCAGCAAAAGGAGTTGCTTCCATAGGACTGAAAACGGGTGTTCCCGCCATTTTCGGCGTTTTGACAACAGATTCGATCGAACAGGCAATTGAACGTGCAGGGACGAAGGCAGGAAATAAAGGGTATGAAGCAGCTGTATCAGCTATTGAAATGGCTAACCTATGCAGAGAAATTTCCCGATAA
- a CDS encoding GNAT family N-acetyltransferase: protein MNIRILNESDAILYQELRLRALKINPEAFGSTYEREASFTPEAVKDRIKPSEDKFVLGAFEEGKRLIGMAVFVRERSLKTAHKGNVYGMFIAPEARSKGVGKLLLIELIRMAKKCPGLEQINLTVVSINETAKKLYKSVGFQVYGLERNALKFNGQYFDEDLMVLNIDCFS, encoded by the coding sequence ATGAATATTCGTATTTTAAATGAGTCTGATGCAATTCTATACCAGGAATTAAGATTAAGAGCTTTAAAAATTAATCCGGAAGCATTTGGTTCTACGTATGAAAGAGAAGCGAGCTTTACACCAGAAGCCGTAAAAGACCGTATTAAGCCATCTGAAGATAAATTTGTTCTAGGGGCTTTTGAGGAGGGAAAACGATTAATTGGGATGGCTGTTTTTGTACGCGAAAGAAGTCTTAAAACTGCTCATAAAGGGAATGTTTACGGGATGTTTATCGCTCCTGAGGCGCGCAGCAAAGGTGTGGGAAAATTACTGTTAATTGAACTAATAAGAATGGCAAAAAAATGCCCAGGCTTGGAGCAAATAAATTTAACAGTTGTGTCTATCAATGAAACAGCAAAGAAACTTTACAAATCCGTTGGCTTTCAGGTATATGGCTTAGAGAGAAATGCTCTAAAATTTAACGGGCAGTACTTCGATGAAGACCTAATGGTTTTAAACATTGACTGTTTTTCATAG
- a CDS encoding CTP synthase C-terminal region-related (seleno)protein: MRIIGLIGDFKEKAAAHRAIPQAIKLASAELNVNVDIEWVPTSSLELEFEQKLAKFHALWAVPASPYTSMQGALNGIRFAREHGVPFLGTCGGFQHMIIEFSRNVLGISNADHAEENPASSKLLVTPLRCSVSEMTHVFTLKQGSKAAEIYNDIEITEQYGICNYGLNTKFATLLQKNGMRISGTDTNGEPRILELTSHPFFIGTLFQPERSAFKKSVHPLIRALLISE; this comes from the coding sequence TTGAGAATCATAGGTTTAATTGGAGATTTTAAAGAAAAGGCTGCAGCACATAGAGCTATCCCACAAGCTATAAAATTAGCTTCGGCTGAGCTAAATGTTAATGTCGATATTGAGTGGGTTCCTACATCTTCCTTAGAGTTAGAATTCGAGCAAAAGCTGGCAAAATTTCATGCTCTATGGGCAGTGCCAGCCAGTCCATATACAAGTATGCAGGGTGCCTTAAATGGAATCCGATTTGCTCGAGAACATGGTGTTCCTTTTTTAGGAACTTGTGGAGGATTCCAGCACATGATTATTGAATTTTCCAGAAATGTTCTGGGAATTTCAAATGCAGACCATGCAGAAGAAAACCCGGCTTCCTCCAAGCTTCTGGTAACTCCGCTTAGATGTTCAGTCAGTGAAATGACACATGTTTTTACTCTTAAACAAGGATCCAAAGCTGCGGAAATATACAACGATATTGAAATTACCGAACAGTATGGTATTTGTAATTATGGTTTAAATACAAAATTTGCAACTTTGCTGCAAAAAAATGGTATGAGAATTTCAGGAACTGATACAAATGGTGAACCACGAATATTGGAACTTACCAGCCACCCATTTTTCATTGGTACACTTTTTCAACCTGAGCGTTCTGCCTTTAAAAAAAGTGTACACCCATTAATTAGGGCATTATTAATTAGTGAATGA
- a CDS encoding class I SAM-dependent methyltransferase, with the protein MEFRGASAYDHEDFLTQYNERRNRKDSPNNAIENPIIDELIGDFQNKIILDLGCGDASFGKELLNRGAGFYSGIEGSKQMAAAAQHNIKSENGKISNVTIESYHYPIENFDIVTSRFAIHYVSDIQLLFKNVYNTLKEQGKFVFSVQHPLTTSSFISKKTGDKRGNWIVDDYFFEGERKEPWIEQIVVKYHRTIEHYFHALTGSGFSVTDLREGAPQREHFTSEEEFLRRQRIPLVLAFSCKK; encoded by the coding sequence ATGGAATTCAGAGGGGCAAGTGCTTATGATCATGAGGATTTTCTTACACAGTATAATGAGAGAAGGAACAGAAAAGATAGTCCAAATAATGCAATCGAAAATCCAATCATAGATGAACTGATTGGTGATTTTCAAAATAAGATTATTTTGGATTTAGGTTGTGGTGATGCTTCATTTGGAAAGGAATTACTAAATCGAGGTGCAGGATTTTATAGTGGTATAGAAGGCTCAAAACAAATGGCAGCAGCAGCACAGCATAATATTAAAAGCGAAAATGGGAAAATTAGTAATGTGACCATAGAATCTTATCATTATCCAATAGAGAATTTTGATATTGTTACTTCACGTTTTGCAATACATTATGTATCTGATATTCAATTATTGTTTAAGAATGTGTATAATACCTTAAAAGAACAAGGTAAGTTTGTGTTCAGCGTTCAACACCCCCTTACAACATCCTCTTTTATTAGCAAAAAAACAGGAGATAAGCGCGGGAACTGGATAGTTGATGACTATTTTTTTGAGGGAGAAAGAAAGGAACCTTGGATTGAACAAATCGTAGTAAAATATCATCGAACAATAGAACATTACTTTCATGCGCTTACTGGATCTGGTTTTTCAGTTACAGATTTACGGGAAGGAGCACCACAACGAGAACATTTCACCAGTGAGGAAGAATTCTTAAGAAGACAAAGAATTCCGCTCGTCCTAGCTTTCTCATGTAAGAAATGA
- a CDS encoding serine hydrolase domain-containing protein, with translation MMNKKQPQHTPKKRLSPLFTISFIMLAIAAVFIYKLFNPNFLSNTHSAEADAHNGSVSLRKVGTTNWLDQYLKQSGFKGTALIVKDGKVLLNNGYGYANRNNKINNTVNSKYLIGSITKIFTSTAFMQLEEKGVVHLNDPVSKYIPSFPHGHEITLYNLLTHTSGIPVRVETKAKLTPEQLIREIEKNSKTLAFQPGTNWLYNDANYCVLGYIIEKETKEPLSKYIQKHIFKPAGMTGAGFGASFYKNVYHSIGYKPSNNGNIYAASHPSFSQLLGCGDIYMTTEDMYKFDRALMEGKLMSAKNRQIVFKPFLHYYGMGWYQTSKGVYSHGVLAGFDTLNSMAPKKKEYVILMSNFYSRSIDTRKMKDDIYTYLDQVPNVSKQASVKTLAMSDQFTPTQVDSRLEQYLKTSGFSGTALIMKNGKSLINQGFGLQNRNEYIPNSVNTQYFIGSITKSFVSTAFMQLEEKGLVKVNDPVSKYIPSFPFGKKITIDDLLTHSSGIPLRDETSVNMTPNQLVKAIEKNTKHLMFKPGTGWFYNDVNYALVGYIVEKVSGQPLHQYIQEHIFNPANMTGAGFGDSFYQSPDHSVGYKQNSKGIWKKPGLPSFTQFYGCGDIYVTAEDMMKFDEAMKDGKLVSSKSRAMIFTPKFNSYGMGWYVTDQFVFSHGVVPGWNGINSYSPKNDEYVILLSNYQNAMNIKQIKDDIYTLLSEEKQTPANEVKGS, from the coding sequence ATGATGAATAAAAAACAACCACAACATACACCTAAAAAACGATTATCGCCATTGTTTACCATTAGTTTTATCATGTTGGCAATAGCAGCTGTATTTATTTATAAATTGTTTAATCCAAATTTCCTTTCCAACACCCATTCTGCAGAAGCAGATGCTCACAATGGGAGTGTGTCTCTGAGAAAGGTAGGGACTACCAATTGGCTGGACCAATATTTAAAACAATCTGGTTTTAAAGGGACGGCTTTAATTGTTAAAGATGGAAAAGTCCTCTTGAATAACGGCTATGGATATGCAAACAGAAATAACAAAATCAACAACACTGTTAACTCAAAATATTTAATTGGCTCCATTACCAAAATATTTACGTCAACAGCCTTTATGCAGCTGGAAGAAAAAGGTGTTGTGCACCTCAATGATCCAGTTTCAAAGTATATACCATCGTTTCCTCATGGGCACGAAATTACTTTATACAACTTACTGACGCATACTTCCGGAATACCAGTTAGAGTTGAGACAAAAGCAAAATTAACTCCTGAACAACTCATTCGTGAAATTGAAAAAAATTCGAAGACCCTTGCTTTTCAGCCGGGAACAAATTGGCTATATAATGATGCAAACTACTGTGTACTTGGTTATATTATTGAGAAAGAAACGAAAGAGCCCCTTTCAAAATATATCCAAAAGCACATCTTTAAACCTGCAGGCATGACGGGAGCCGGATTTGGCGCCAGCTTCTATAAAAATGTCTACCATTCTATAGGTTATAAGCCATCAAACAACGGCAACATTTATGCAGCCTCTCATCCAAGCTTTTCACAGCTTTTAGGCTGTGGGGATATCTACATGACAACCGAGGATATGTACAAATTTGATCGAGCGCTGATGGAAGGAAAGCTAATGTCAGCAAAAAATCGTCAGATCGTATTTAAACCATTCCTTCATTACTACGGAATGGGCTGGTACCAAACATCAAAAGGAGTGTATTCTCACGGCGTTCTGGCCGGTTTCGATACACTGAACAGTATGGCTCCTAAGAAGAAAGAATATGTCATTTTAATGTCCAACTTTTATTCCAGAAGCATTGATACCAGAAAAATGAAAGATGATATCTATACCTATCTTGATCAGGTTCCAAACGTTAGTAAGCAAGCATCAGTTAAAACCTTAGCTATGAGTGACCAATTTACTCCAACACAAGTGGACTCAAGGCTGGAGCAATATTTAAAAACAAGCGGCTTTAGCGGTACAGCGCTTATTATGAAAAACGGAAAATCCTTGATTAATCAGGGATTTGGGTTGCAAAATCGCAATGAATACATTCCTAATTCAGTGAACACGCAATACTTTATTGGTTCCATTACTAAGTCGTTTGTTTCCACTGCCTTTATGCAGCTGGAGGAAAAAGGTCTTGTTAAGGTAAACGATCCCGTTTCAAAATATATCCCTTCTTTTCCTTTTGGCAAAAAGATAACAATAGATGATTTGCTGACACATTCCTCCGGTATTCCTTTAAGGGATGAAACGTCTGTCAACATGACACCTAACCAGCTCGTGAAAGCTATTGAAAAAAACACGAAGCACTTGATGTTTAAGCCGGGCACCGGATGGTTTTATAATGATGTGAATTACGCTCTCGTAGGATATATTGTTGAAAAAGTATCAGGACAGCCGCTTCATCAATATATTCAGGAACACATCTTCAATCCAGCTAACATGACTGGTGCTGGATTCGGCGATAGCTTTTATCAAAGCCCTGATCATTCTGTTGGTTACAAGCAAAATAGCAAAGGTATATGGAAAAAGCCGGGATTGCCAAGCTTTACTCAATTTTATGGCTGTGGAGATATTTACGTAACAGCAGAAGATATGATGAAATTTGATGAAGCAATGAAGGATGGAAAACTGGTTTCTTCCAAAAGCCGTGCTATGATTTTTACGCCTAAATTCAATTCTTATGGAATGGGATGGTATGTTACAGATCAATTCGTTTTCTCCCACGGGGTAGTTCCTGGCTGGAACGGAATTAACAGTTATTCACCTAAAAATGATGAATATGTGATCCTTCTTTCCAACTACCAAAATGCCATGAATATTAAACAAATTAAGGATGATATTTACACTCTTTTAAGCGAAGAAAAGCAAACACCTGCAAATGAAGTCAAGGGTTCTTGA
- a CDS encoding LysE/ArgO family amino acid transporter: MILSVIIHGVILSIGLILPLGAQNTFIFQQGICQKRFKDILPAILTASLSDTLLIIISVTGFSVLVLASHWIMFLLMSTGVLFLIYMGALAWRANTGKQQDVMKKYSYKKQILYAASVSILNPHALLDTAGVIRTNSIEHIGILKYIFTLSCIFISWSWFFLLAFLGRSLGRVGNSESFLRLLNKISAVIMWGVAVYLFLLLLKLS; encoded by the coding sequence TTGATATTATCGGTAATCATTCATGGGGTTATTTTATCCATTGGTCTAATACTCCCCTTGGGAGCGCAAAATACTTTTATTTTTCAACAGGGAATCTGTCAAAAAAGATTCAAAGATATACTGCCTGCTATTTTAACAGCTTCTCTTTCCGATACACTTCTTATTATTATTTCCGTTACTGGTTTTTCTGTCCTTGTACTTGCTTCTCATTGGATTATGTTCTTACTTATGTCAACAGGTGTTTTGTTTCTTATTTATATGGGTGCTTTAGCCTGGAGAGCCAATACCGGAAAACAACAAGATGTTATGAAAAAATATTCTTATAAAAAACAAATCCTTTATGCTGCATCAGTATCAATATTAAATCCGCATGCACTATTGGATACAGCAGGAGTAATTCGTACAAATTCCATTGAACACATAGGAATTTTAAAATATATTTTTACTTTAAGCTGTATTTTCATCTCATGGAGCTGGTTTTTTCTTTTAGCTTTTTTGGGAAGGTCATTGGGAAGAGTAGGTAATTCAGAGAGTTTTCTTCGATTACTAAATAAGATTTCTGCCGTAATTATGTGGGGTGTTGCTGTATACTTATTCCTTCTTTTACTTAAACTATCATAG